A region from the Afifella aestuarii genome encodes:
- a CDS encoding heme biosynthesis HemY N-terminal domain-containing protein, translated as MIRFLILIAVVFAFVLGFSWLKEAPGEVTLTFADTAYTIGLARAALAALLAIAAGFIVVGLIVLILRFPLKARQSWRRRRERRQREALSTGLLAVAAGDLRTAERASHDLARRDDEPLALLLRAQTAQLRGDHAKAREAFKGMLGHDRTRIVGLRGLFIEAAREGDHDTARAFAEQARETSPSAAWASRALMRYQTAEGSWEEALKTLSRYAETGDIDRKEARRLRAVILTAQAIDWEDGQPDKAKEAALEAHGLQPDLVPAAVLAGRLSSRLGDIRRATRVLETTWKANPHPDIADAYANVRPGDSARDRFQRLETLMKLRPQEDAARMVMARAAIGSRDWERARETLLPMIRTRPTQNALLMMAEIEEGEHGDRGRAREWLSRAVHAPRDPAWTADGVILDEWAPVSPVTGRIDTVEWKVPIEEPESRRTIDIDEASFRPREISPLRDESSAPTLTATPVSAASAASGASTPPTKPAGSKPDTTTIPAAGSAKAQTATATNSTIAPAAASAATKPADAEKPAAAKPTDSPSHAATATKPETQTAASADKPKAGPGAGASSAAAQPQPSKTTAILSGAGAAAGVGAIQPPKPREPAPAATDTPAASAAPESAKSATATDAAKPKESGAGSQSATSFAAPVAPQDKVAASTANQAADTKRTDEKPSTTSPAASPTPASVAPSAAMTGSPASANTAPKRPDPLAEGKGEPPKAPPVPVDAPKDAHSDEEDASPRANGGQGNRPRLPDDPGPEEKKPDEEAGRSRFRLF; from the coding sequence ATGATTCGCTTCCTCATTCTCATCGCCGTCGTCTTCGCCTTCGTGCTGGGTTTCTCCTGGCTGAAGGAGGCTCCCGGCGAAGTGACCCTCACCTTCGCCGACACGGCCTATACGATCGGGCTTGCCCGCGCCGCTCTCGCGGCGCTCTTGGCAATCGCCGCCGGCTTCATCGTCGTCGGGCTGATCGTTCTCATCCTGCGTTTCCCTTTGAAAGCCCGCCAATCCTGGCGCCGCCGCCGCGAACGCCGCCAGCGCGAGGCGCTCTCGACGGGCCTTCTCGCCGTCGCCGCCGGAGATCTGCGGACCGCCGAGCGTGCATCTCACGACCTGGCACGCCGCGACGACGAGCCTCTGGCATTGCTGCTTCGGGCGCAGACGGCGCAGCTGCGCGGCGACCACGCCAAGGCGCGCGAAGCCTTCAAGGGCATGCTCGGACATGACCGCACCCGCATCGTCGGCCTGAGAGGCCTGTTCATCGAGGCAGCGCGCGAGGGCGACCACGACACCGCTCGCGCATTCGCCGAGCAGGCCCGCGAGACCTCACCTTCGGCCGCTTGGGCCTCCCGCGCCCTGATGCGCTATCAGACGGCGGAAGGCTCCTGGGAAGAGGCTCTGAAGACGCTTTCGCGTTATGCCGAGACCGGCGATATCGATCGCAAGGAAGCGCGCCGTCTGCGCGCCGTCATCCTGACCGCCCAGGCAATCGACTGGGAAGACGGCCAGCCAGACAAGGCCAAGGAAGCGGCGCTCGAGGCCCATGGCCTGCAGCCGGACCTCGTTCCGGCGGCGGTTCTCGCCGGCCGCCTCTCCTCCCGTCTCGGCGACATCCGTCGCGCGACGCGCGTTCTGGAGACCACGTGGAAGGCCAATCCGCATCCCGACATTGCCGACGCCTACGCCAATGTGCGCCCCGGGGATTCCGCCCGCGACCGCTTCCAGCGTCTCGAAACCCTGATGAAGCTGCGCCCGCAGGAAGATGCCGCGCGGATGGTGATGGCACGCGCAGCAATCGGCTCACGTGACTGGGAGCGCGCCCGCGAGACGCTCCTGCCGATGATCCGCACGCGTCCGACGCAAAACGCGCTTCTGATGATGGCCGAAATCGAAGAAGGCGAGCATGGCGATCGCGGCCGCGCTCGCGAATGGCTGTCACGCGCAGTACACGCGCCACGCGATCCGGCCTGGACCGCCGATGGCGTGATCCTCGACGAATGGGCGCCGGTTTCGCCGGTGACCGGCCGCATCGACACGGTGGAATGGAAGGTGCCGATCGAGGAACCGGAGAGCCGGCGCACCATCGACATTGATGAGGCGAGCTTCCGTCCACGCGAGATCAGCCCCCTGCGCGACGAGAGCTCGGCCCCGACATTGACTGCAACCCCGGTCTCCGCGGCATCTGCGGCAAGCGGAGCCTCGACGCCCCCCACCAAGCCGGCCGGTAGCAAGCCCGACACCACCACCATACCGGCGGCGGGTTCAGCGAAGGCACAGACAGCGACAGCAACGAACTCCACCATCGCACCGGCAGCCGCCTCCGCAGCCACGAAACCCGCCGACGCCGAAAAGCCGGCGGCGGCGAAGCCGACCGATTCTCCTTCGCACGCAGCCACTGCGACAAAGCCCGAAACGCAGACGGCAGCATCTGCCGATAAGCCTAAGGCCGGTCCGGGCGCAGGCGCTTCCTCTGCGGCGGCGCAACCGCAACCTTCCAAAACGACTGCCATCCTTAGCGGGGCCGGCGCGGCAGCCGGAGTTGGGGCGATCCAGCCGCCAAAACCGCGGGAGCCTGCACCTGCCGCAACCGACACGCCGGCGGCATCGGCCGCGCCAGAGAGCGCAAAAAGCGCCACAGCAACGGATGCCGCAAAGCCGAAAGAGAGCGGCGCGGGCTCGCAGTCCGCAACATCCTTCGCAGCTCCCGTCGCCCCACAAGACAAAGTGGCAGCGAGCACAGCCAACCAGGCGGCGGACACGAAGCGGACGGATGAAAAACCGTCGACCACCTCGCCTGCGGCCAGCCCTACGCCCGCAAGTGTCGCACCTTCCGCAGCAATGACAGGGAGTCCTGCATCGGCAAATACAGCGCCCAAGCGGCCTGACCCCTTGGCCGAGGGCAAGGGCGAGCCACCTAAGGCACCGCCCGTACCGGTCGATGCGCCAAAGGACGCACATTCCGACGAAGAGGATGCTTCTCCCCGTGCCAATGGCGGTCAGGGCAATCGGCCGCGCCTCCCGGACGATCCGGGGCCAGAGGAAAAGAAACCCGACGAAGAGGCCGGACGCAGCCGCTTCAGGCTTTTCTGA
- the acs gene encoding acetate--CoA ligase, giving the protein MSDAKVHSVTPEWAERAFIDWDKYQDMYARSVEDPNGFWGEQAQRIDWIKPFTKVKNTSYDYHNVSIKWFEDGTLNASVNCIDRHLADRADQVAIIWEGDEPSDHKHITYRQLHEYVCRLANVMKAHGVKKGDRVTIYMPMIPEAAYAMLACARIGAIHSVVFGGFSPDSLANRIEDCRSDFIITADEGVRGGRKIPLKANTDKAIERAEKDGASVRNVLVVKRTGGNVTMKEGRDLWYHEEIEKVDADCPAEEMGAEDPLFILYTSGSTGKPKGVMHTTGGYMVYTSITHQYVFDYHDGDIYWCTADVGWVTGHSYIVYGPLANGATTLMFEGVPNYPSGSRFWEVCDKHGVNIFYTAPTAIRALMGAGDEAVTKTSRKSLRLLGSVGEPINPEAWEWYYRVVGEERCPVVDTWWQTETGGILITPLPGAIAQKPGSATKPFFGVQPAVVDNEGNILEGATEGNLVILDSWPGQMRTVYGDHDRFVQTYFATYKGTYFTGDGCRRDADGDYWITGRVDDVLNVSGHRMGTAEVESALVAHPKVSEAAVVGYPHNIKGQGIYCYVTLMAGEEPTEELKKELRNWVRSEIGPIASPDLIQFAPGLPKTRSGKIMRRILRKIAEDDFSNLGDTSTLAEPAVVDDLVEHRQNRAN; this is encoded by the coding sequence ATGTCTGACGCGAAAGTACATTCCGTGACGCCCGAATGGGCCGAGCGTGCCTTCATCGATTGGGACAAGTACCAAGACATGTACGCCCGGTCCGTTGAAGACCCGAACGGTTTCTGGGGTGAGCAGGCGCAGCGGATCGACTGGATCAAGCCCTTCACCAAGGTGAAGAACACCTCCTACGACTACCACAACGTGTCGATCAAATGGTTCGAGGACGGCACGCTCAACGCCTCGGTCAATTGCATCGACCGCCATCTTGCCGACCGCGCCGATCAGGTCGCCATCATCTGGGAGGGCGACGAGCCTTCCGATCACAAGCACATCACCTATCGCCAGCTTCACGAATATGTCTGCCGCCTCGCCAATGTGATGAAGGCGCACGGCGTGAAGAAGGGCGATCGTGTCACGATCTATATGCCGATGATTCCTGAGGCGGCCTATGCGATGCTCGCCTGCGCCCGCATCGGCGCCATCCATTCTGTCGTGTTCGGGGGCTTTTCGCCAGATTCCTTGGCGAACCGCATCGAGGACTGCCGTTCCGATTTCATCATCACCGCGGATGAGGGCGTGCGCGGGGGTCGTAAAATCCCGCTGAAGGCGAACACCGACAAGGCCATCGAGCGCGCTGAGAAGGATGGTGCTTCAGTCCGCAACGTCTTGGTCGTGAAGCGCACCGGCGGCAACGTCACCATGAAAGAAGGCCGCGATCTCTGGTATCATGAGGAGATCGAAAAGGTTGACGCCGATTGTCCCGCCGAGGAGATGGGCGCCGAAGATCCGCTCTTCATCCTCTATACGTCGGGCTCAACCGGAAAGCCGAAGGGCGTGATGCACACGACCGGCGGCTATATGGTCTATACCTCCATCACCCACCAATATGTCTTCGACTATCATGACGGCGATATCTATTGGTGCACGGCCGATGTCGGCTGGGTGACGGGCCATTCCTATATCGTCTACGGGCCGCTCGCGAACGGCGCTACGACGCTCATGTTCGAGGGCGTGCCGAACTACCCTTCGGGCTCCCGCTTCTGGGAAGTCTGCGACAAGCACGGCGTCAATATCTTCTACACGGCGCCGACCGCCATCCGTGCCCTGATGGGTGCCGGCGACGAGGCGGTGACGAAGACCTCGCGCAAATCCCTGCGGCTTCTCGGCTCCGTTGGCGAGCCGATCAATCCGGAAGCCTGGGAATGGTATTACCGTGTCGTTGGCGAAGAGCGCTGCCCGGTGGTCGATACCTGGTGGCAGACGGAGACGGGCGGCATTTTGATCACGCCGCTGCCGGGCGCCATCGCGCAGAAGCCGGGTTCGGCCACGAAGCCTTTCTTCGGGGTGCAGCCAGCGGTCGTCGACAACGAGGGGAACATTCTCGAAGGCGCCACGGAAGGCAATCTCGTCATCCTCGATTCCTGGCCCGGCCAGATGCGCACGGTCTATGGCGATCACGACCGTTTCGTGCAGACTTATTTTGCCACCTACAAGGGCACTTACTTCACCGGTGACGGCTGCCGGCGCGATGCGGACGGCGATTACTGGATCACCGGCCGCGTCGACGACGTGCTCAACGTCTCCGGTCACCGCATGGGCACGGCGGAAGTCGAATCCGCGCTCGTTGCCCATCCGAAGGTGTCGGAGGCTGCAGTCGTTGGTTACCCGCACAACATCAAGGGTCAGGGCATCTATTGCTACGTCACCTTGATGGCGGGCGAAGAGCCGACCGAGGAGCTGAAGAAGGAGCTCAGGAACTGGGTGCGTTCGGAGATCGGACCGATCGCCTCGCCGGACCTCATCCAGTTCGCGCCCGGCCTGCCGAAGACGCGCTCCGGCAAGATCATGCGCCGCATCCTCAGAAAAATCGCCGAGGACGACTTCTCCAATCTTGGCGACACCTCGACGCTCGCCGAACCCGCCGTCGTCGACGATCTCGTCGAACATCGGCAGAATCGCGCCAACTGA
- a CDS encoding DUF1761 domain-containing protein, whose protein sequence is MAFAGINYFAVIVAGFAAFGFGAIYYAVLAKPFTAATGLIQVKVDDGDENVDRTPLLVSLTGEIFMAWMLAGLIGHIGEVSIITGLASGFFVWSGFILVPLVVNHRYQIMPWTLTFIDSGHWLGVVMLQGLIIGAFGT, encoded by the coding sequence ATGGCTTTTGCCGGAATCAATTATTTTGCCGTCATTGTGGCCGGGTTTGCCGCATTCGGCTTCGGCGCCATTTATTACGCGGTGCTGGCAAAGCCGTTTACTGCCGCGACCGGCCTCATCCAGGTGAAGGTCGATGATGGCGATGAAAACGTCGATCGCACGCCGCTTCTCGTCTCTCTCACCGGCGAGATATTCATGGCCTGGATGCTTGCAGGCCTCATCGGTCATATCGGCGAGGTGTCGATCATAACCGGCCTCGCCTCCGGCTTCTTCGTGTGGTCGGGATTCATCCTGGTGCCGCTCGTCGTCAATCACCGCTACCAGATCATGCCGTGGACGCTCACCTTCATCGATTCCGGCCACTGGCTCGGCGTCGTCATGCTGCAGGGCCTCATCATCGGCGCGTTCGGGACGTAA
- a CDS encoding L,D-transpeptidase, whose product MRIVQKWATAVVVVAGVACAGVAEAREPVPFKDTYRPGTIVVKTKERRLYLVMRGGQALRYTVGVGRRGKQWEGRTRISRKVVDPTFSPPKEVKHDIPSLPDLIPPGPRNPLGPRAMTLAGGEYAIHGTNRPKSVGGFVSYGCIRMYNQDVVDLFERVRVGTPVVVLP is encoded by the coding sequence ATGCGGATTGTGCAGAAGTGGGCGACGGCCGTTGTTGTCGTCGCAGGCGTTGCGTGTGCGGGTGTGGCCGAGGCGCGGGAGCCGGTGCCATTCAAGGACACTTATCGTCCTGGCACGATCGTCGTCAAAACTAAGGAGCGCCGGCTTTACCTCGTCATGCGCGGTGGCCAGGCTTTGCGCTACACTGTTGGCGTTGGACGGCGTGGCAAGCAATGGGAGGGGCGCACGCGCATTTCGCGCAAGGTGGTCGATCCCACCTTCTCGCCGCCAAAGGAAGTCAAACACGACATTCCCTCACTGCCGGATCTGATTCCGCCAGGACCGCGCAATCCGCTTGGGCCGCGCGCCATGACACTTGCGGGCGGCGAATATGCCATCCACGGCACCAACCGGCCGAAATCGGTTGGCGGTTTTGTTTCCTATGGCTGCATCCGCATGTACAACCAGGACGTGGTCGATCTCTTCGAACGCGTGCGCGTCGGAACGCCGGTTGTTGTTTTGCCCTAA
- the hemC gene encoding hydroxymethylbilane synthase produces the protein MERLRIGTRGSGLALWQAHATRDALVATGIDEADIEIVVIKTSGDRIQNRALLEAGGKGLFTKEIEEALIDKSIDIAVHSAKDMPTRLPEGLTLAAYLPRADIRDAVISHHGGGLENLPEGARFGTASLRREALLRRARPDLEITLLRGNLPTRIQKVEDGELDATLLAYAGMCRLGVDSHATALLDPLEFPPACGQGAVVIECREDDAKMRDLLTKIGHPETASAVTCERAFLDTLDGSCRTPIAGWAQVEGDRLSFRGLLLSPDGTEVLEGSAEGLAADAEKIGRETGAEVRGRASAELLAKIGIA, from the coding sequence ATGGAACGGCTCAGAATTGGGACACGCGGCAGCGGCCTGGCTCTATGGCAGGCGCATGCGACGCGTGACGCGCTGGTCGCGACCGGGATCGACGAAGCCGACATCGAGATCGTCGTCATCAAGACCTCGGGCGACCGTATTCAAAATCGTGCACTGCTGGAAGCAGGTGGCAAAGGCCTCTTCACCAAGGAAATTGAAGAGGCGCTGATCGACAAATCCATCGATATTGCCGTGCATTCCGCCAAGGATATGCCGACGCGCCTCCCGGAAGGGCTGACGCTTGCCGCTTATCTGCCGCGCGCTGACATTCGCGATGCGGTTATTTCGCATCACGGCGGCGGGCTTGAAAATCTGCCCGAAGGTGCCCGCTTCGGCACCGCCTCCTTGCGCCGTGAGGCGCTTTTGCGGCGAGCCAGACCCGACCTCGAGATCACGCTTCTGCGCGGCAATTTGCCGACCCGCATCCAGAAGGTCGAGGACGGCGAACTCGACGCGACGCTGCTTGCCTATGCCGGCATGTGCCGCCTCGGTGTCGACAGCCATGCAACGGCGCTTCTCGATCCGTTGGAATTCCCGCCGGCCTGCGGTCAGGGCGCAGTGGTCATCGAGTGCCGCGAGGACGATGCGAAGATGCGCGATCTTCTCACCAAGATCGGTCATCCCGAAACCGCCTCTGCCGTCACCTGCGAACGCGCTTTCCTCGATACGCTGGACGGATCCTGCCGCACGCCGATCGCCGGCTGGGCACAGGTGGAGGGCGATAGGCTTTCCTTCCGAGGCCTTCTGCTTTCGCCCGACGGCACAGAAGTTCTGGAAGGCTCCGCCGAAGGTTTGGCCGCAGATGCAGAGAAGATCGGTCGCGAGACGGGCGCCGAGGTGCGCGGTCGCGCCTCTGCCGAACTGTTGGCCAAGATCGGGATCGCCTGA
- a CDS encoding DUF1761 domain-containing protein, whose protein sequence is MHFGSMNYWAIPLAAVFGFLAHLLWLRILPAPKDVSGDVRRSLAVGVPAVMRQILVFILILVMAYVLAGAIGHLGPGQATTRNGVISAAILWAGFVATTSGVNGILAGQPARQVFMTIGRWFFVLVVEGFCLGVLGA, encoded by the coding sequence TTGCATTTCGGCAGCATGAATTATTGGGCGATCCCGCTCGCCGCGGTTTTTGGCTTCCTCGCCCATCTCTTGTGGCTGCGTATATTGCCTGCCCCTAAGGACGTTAGCGGCGATGTCCGTCGCTCGCTTGCAGTGGGCGTCCCCGCGGTTATGCGGCAGATCTTGGTCTTCATCCTTATCTTAGTCATGGCCTATGTGCTCGCCGGCGCGATCGGCCATCTCGGCCCCGGTCAGGCGACCACCCGCAACGGCGTCATTTCCGCGGCAATTCTCTGGGCGGGCTTTGTCGCCACAACGTCCGGCGTCAATGGCATTCTCGCCGGGCAACCCGCACGACAAGTTTTCATGACGATCGGCCGCTGGTTTTTCGTCCTCGTCGTCGAAGGCTTTTGTCTCGGCGTTTTGGGGGCATGA
- a CDS encoding EVE domain-containing protein — translation MAYWLFKSEPHKWSWDDQVKKGASGQEWDGVRNYQARNFMRQMKAGERGFFYHSNEGKAVVGVVEIVAEAHPDSTDESGKWECVDIKAVAPLKEPVSLETIKADERLSDMVLVKNSRLSVQPVSDNEFAMICRLGGLVADDVKAG, via the coding sequence ATGGCCTATTGGCTGTTTAAGTCGGAGCCGCACAAATGGTCGTGGGACGACCAGGTCAAAAAGGGTGCGAGCGGACAGGAATGGGATGGCGTGCGCAATTATCAAGCGCGCAATTTCATGCGCCAGATGAAAGCTGGTGAGCGTGGTTTCTTCTACCACTCCAATGAAGGCAAGGCGGTCGTCGGGGTTGTCGAGATCGTCGCCGAGGCGCATCCCGATTCCACGGACGAGAGCGGGAAATGGGAGTGCGTCGACATCAAGGCCGTGGCGCCGTTGAAGGAGCCCGTCTCGTTGGAGACCATCAAGGCGGACGAACGCCTCTCCGATATGGTGCTCGTCAAAAATTCGCGCCTGTCGGTGCAGCCTGTCAGCGATAACGAATTCGCAATGATCTGCCGACTGGGAGGGTTGGTAGCCGACGACGTCAAAGCCGGTTAA
- the tsaD gene encoding tRNA (adenosine(37)-N6)-threonylcarbamoyltransferase complex transferase subunit TsaD: MDPVLPGVPPGAASSVLGIETSCDETAASVVTRGPDGKGKILSNAVFSQIAEHSAFGGVVPEIAARAHVEALDGIIAAALADADKRLCDVDAIAVTSGPGLIGCLLVGVTTARALAAAAGLPLLGINHLEGHALTPVLTDDVAFPYLLLLVSGGHTQLVAVEGYGRYRRLGSTIDDALGEAFDKTAKLLGLGYPGGPEVEKRALRGNPGRFNLPRPLLGTKGCDFSFSGLKTALRIKAETLVPLSETDIDDLCAGFQAAVAAIVAERTAHALTLQPWNALVVAGGVAANRAVRSALSDLADKAGIAFVAPRSDLCTDNAAMIAWAGLMRLSAGEAVAEIVARPRWPLDQAAEPLLGSGRHGARV, from the coding sequence ATGGACCCGGTCCTCCCCGGCGTCCCCCCAGGCGCCGCATCGAGTGTCCTCGGCATCGAAACGAGCTGCGACGAAACCGCCGCATCCGTCGTGACTCGGGGCCCGGACGGGAAGGGAAAAATCCTTTCAAATGCGGTGTTCAGCCAGATCGCGGAGCATTCCGCCTTTGGTGGGGTCGTGCCGGAAATTGCTGCACGCGCGCATGTGGAAGCCCTCGACGGCATCATTGCCGCAGCCCTTGCGGATGCGGACAAACGTCTTTGCGATGTCGATGCGATTGCTGTGACCTCCGGGCCGGGCCTCATCGGCTGTCTCCTCGTCGGCGTGACCACGGCGCGGGCGCTTGCGGCCGCTGCCGGGCTTCCGCTTCTCGGTATCAATCATCTGGAAGGCCATGCGCTCACCCCGGTTCTTACCGATGATGTTGCCTTTCCCTATCTCCTTCTCCTCGTTTCCGGCGGACATACGCAACTCGTCGCCGTCGAAGGCTATGGTCGCTACCGACGTCTCGGTTCCACCATCGACGATGCGCTTGGCGAAGCTTTCGACAAGACGGCAAAGCTCCTTGGTCTTGGCTATCCGGGCGGTCCGGAAGTGGAGAAACGTGCTCTCAGAGGAAATCCGGGCCGCTTCAACTTGCCGCGGCCGCTACTCGGCACAAAAGGCTGCGACTTTTCCTTCTCGGGTCTGAAGACGGCGTTGCGCATCAAGGCGGAGACACTGGTTCCGCTGTCTGAGACGGATATCGACGATCTTTGTGCCGGCTTCCAGGCGGCCGTGGCCGCGATTGTCGCCGAGCGCACAGCCCATGCGCTCACCCTGCAGCCGTGGAACGCCCTCGTTGTCGCCGGCGGGGTCGCCGCCAACCGGGCCGTCCGTTCCGCCCTGTCCGATCTTGCCGACAAAGCCGGCATCGCCTTCGTGGCGCCGAGATCCGACCTATGCACCGACAATGCGGCGATGATTGCCTGGGCAGGGCTCATGCGCCTTAGCGCAGGCGAGGCGGTCGCGGAGATCGTTGCCCGTCCGCGTTGGCCCCTCGATCAGGCCGCCGAACCACTTCTCGGCTCGGGCCGTCATGGAGCTCGCGTTTAA
- a CDS encoding NAD(P)H-dependent glycerol-3-phosphate dehydrogenase — translation MGTSFRKVAVAGAGAFGTALALVAERAGASVTLWTIDEAAAARLAASRENSDFLPGPRLPETIDVTSDTSRLGDADCVLLVVPSQATRSLLAGIGTTLSDDAVVVACAKGIEQETGALQGEIVRAALPNHRIGALSGPGYAAEIARGLPTAVTVAASKIAVAEQVAATLSSDSFRAYASDDIIGAELGGSLKNVIAIAAGIVEGRRLGESARAALVTRGLAEMSRLGARMGARPETFMGLSGLGDLMLTAMSRQSRNTSFGIALAEGRSVAELTAPGKPLAEGAFTAAIAARLAREHDIDMPITNAVAAVLSGRLTLDEAIAALVSRPLKQEIA, via the coding sequence ATGGGTACGTCTTTTCGCAAAGTCGCTGTCGCGGGAGCCGGTGCTTTCGGCACCGCGCTTGCTCTTGTTGCAGAGCGCGCCGGGGCTTCGGTGACCCTCTGGACAATCGATGAAGCCGCCGCCGCACGACTGGCAGCGAGCCGTGAAAACAGTGATTTTCTGCCCGGTCCGCGCTTGCCGGAGACGATCGACGTCACCAGCGATACGTCGCGTCTCGGCGACGCCGATTGTGTGCTTCTCGTCGTCCCCTCGCAGGCGACACGGTCGCTGCTGGCCGGAATCGGCACAACGCTTTCGGACGACGCCGTGGTTGTCGCCTGTGCCAAGGGCATCGAGCAGGAAACCGGTGCGTTGCAGGGTGAGATCGTGCGGGCGGCGCTGCCGAACCATCGGATCGGGGCATTGTCGGGTCCGGGCTATGCCGCGGAGATCGCCAGGGGGCTGCCGACTGCCGTTACGGTGGCAGCGAGTAAGATTGCCGTCGCGGAGCAGGTGGCCGCCACCCTCTCCTCGGACAGTTTCAGGGCTTATGCGAGCGACGACATCATCGGCGCGGAGCTTGGCGGCTCGCTCAAGAACGTCATCGCCATCGCCGCCGGCATCGTCGAAGGCCGCCGGCTCGGCGAGAGTGCGCGTGCCGCGCTCGTCACCCGCGGTCTTGCCGAGATGAGCCGTCTCGGTGCGAGAATGGGGGCTCGGCCTGAGACTTTCATGGGGCTCTCTGGTCTCGGAGATCTCATGCTGACGGCGATGAGCCGGCAATCGCGCAATACGAGTTTTGGCATTGCACTGGCCGAGGGTCGATCAGTTGCAGAGCTGACCGCTCCAGGCAAGCCGCTCGCGGAGGGGGCTTTCACCGCCGCCATCGCCGCGCGCCTTGCCCGCGAGCACGACATCGACATGCCGATCACGAATGCCGTCGCGGCGGTGCTCTCGGGCAGGCTCACCCTCGACGAGGCGATCGCAGCCCTGGTCTCCCGGCCCTTGAAGCAAGAAATCGCCTGA
- a CDS encoding uroporphyrinogen-III synthase, which produces MRLVVTRPEPDGSRTAHTLIALGHEVVRSPALAVVPLQAPLPEDDFQAVLVTSANAVRALAAHAELARLQHLPLLAVGDRTAAEGHHLGFPDVRSAGGDVNALAVLARETLKPEDGPVLYLAANSRAGALEDKLAAAGFEVVLREIYRSEPVNELKSRARDMLASGEEAGILIYSQQSAATFARTLETAGLTPLGENIVCFCLSDQAAAPLRPIVRGPVLVSDRPDQASLFDMIARYRGPSCDG; this is translated from the coding sequence ATGCGTCTCGTCGTCACCCGCCCCGAACCTGATGGCAGCCGCACGGCCCATACGCTGATTGCTCTCGGCCATGAGGTGGTGCGTTCGCCGGCCCTTGCCGTGGTGCCGCTTCAGGCGCCTTTGCCGGAGGACGATTTTCAGGCGGTGCTGGTGACGAGCGCCAATGCAGTGCGGGCGCTTGCCGCCCATGCGGAACTCGCCCGCCTGCAGCATCTGCCATTGCTTGCGGTAGGCGACCGCACGGCCGCCGAAGGACATCACCTCGGCTTCCCGGACGTGCGCAGCGCAGGCGGCGATGTGAACGCGCTTGCCGTGTTGGCTCGCGAAACACTGAAGCCCGAAGACGGCCCGGTTCTCTACCTCGCCGCCAATAGCCGCGCCGGGGCACTCGAGGACAAGCTGGCGGCCGCTGGCTTCGAAGTGGTCTTGCGAGAGATCTACCGTTCAGAGCCGGTCAACGAGCTGAAGAGCCGCGCGCGCGACATGCTGGCCTCAGGTGAAGAAGCCGGTATCCTCATCTATTCACAGCAAAGTGCCGCCACCTTCGCGCGCACTCTGGAGACCGCCGGGCTGACACCGCTCGGAGAAAACATCGTCTGCTTCTGCCTGTCCGACCAAGCCGCCGCGCCGCTCAGACCCATTGTCCGCGGCCCGGTCCTTGTGTCAGATCGCCCCGATCAGGCTTCGCTCTTTGATATGATTGCGCGCTACCGAGGGCCTTCTTGCGACGGATAG